A region from the Gossypium hirsutum isolate 1008001.06 chromosome A08, Gossypium_hirsutum_v2.1, whole genome shotgun sequence genome encodes:
- the LOC107895110 gene encoding non-specific lipid transfer protein GPI-anchored 7 has product MAKFLIMAVLVILGTMVTSAYAQASCAQNLVSCYPYLNNATAKPEDDCCNPIRQTVAKDLPCLCNLYNDPNTLASFNVTVPEALRISRECGVSTDLSACNATSPTSAPSPPGQSGGADRIALTGVITLFLVLVSIAPY; this is encoded by the exons ATGGCTAAGTTTTTGATCATGGCGGTTCTTGTGATTTTGGGGACGATGGTAACCTCAGCTTATGCGCAAGCAAGTTGTGCGCAGAACCTTGTGTCCTGTTATCCTTACCTGAACAACGCCACGGCCAAACCTGAAGACGACTGCTGTAACCCGATCAGACAAACCGTCGCCAAAGATCTTCCTTGCCTTTGCAACCTCTATAACGACCCTAATACACTTGCTTCCTTCAACGTCACTGTCCCGGAAGCTCTCAGGATCTCTCGTGAATGCGGGGTCAGTACTGATCTCAGCGCTTGCAACG CCACTTCTCCCACCTCTGCTCCATCCCCGCCag GACAATCTGGAGGTGCTGACAGGATAGCATTGACTGGAGTTATCACCTTATTCTTAGTATTGGTCTCTATAGCACCGTATTAA